CGATAGCCATCTTCGAACAGGGCCGGATCGCCCCGGAACTTGTTGATCAGGAAGCCCCGGATCATCGCGGCGTCTTCAGGATCGAGCACCGCGCGGGTGCCCACCAGCGCGGCGATGACCCCGCCCCGGTCGATGTCGCCCACCAGCACCACCGGCACCCCGGCGGCGCGGGCAAAGCCCATGTTGGCGATATCGCCCGCGCGCAAGTTGATCTCGGCGGGGGAACCGGCGCCTTCGACGACGACGATATCGGCCTCGTCGGAGAGGCGAGCAAAGCTTTCGAGCACGTGGGGCAGGAGGCTCGCCCGCCCCATGCGGAAATTGCCGCTGCCCAGCGTGCCTTGCACGCGGCCATGGACGACCAGTTGCGAGGTGCGGTCGGCCTGCGGCTTGAGCAGGACGGGGTTCATGTCGGTGTGAAGCGGCACCCGGCAGGCGAGCGCCTGAAGCGCCTGCGCCCGCCCGATTTCGCCGCCTTGCGGGGTGACGGCGGCATTGTTCGACATGTTCTGCGGCTTGAACGGGCGCACGCGCAGGCCCCGGTTGGCCAGCGCCCGGCACAGTCCGGCGACCAGCACCGACTTGCCCACGTCCGAGCCGGTTCCTTGCAGCATCACGGCAACCATGGTCGTTCTCCAAAAGTGAGGGCCGCGACCAGAGCAGCGACCAGCCCCGCCAGCAGCAGGCAGGCGCGGACATAAAGAGCCAGCGCGCGGCGAAGGTCTGCCGCGTTCGCCTGCGCGCGGCCCGTTCCGATCCACGGCTTGTCGTGGGACAGGCCATCATAGGCGACGGGGCCTGCCAGCTTGAGGCCCAGCGCACCCGCCATCGCGGCCTCGGTCCAGCCCGCATTGGGCGAGGCATGGCGGCGGCAATCGCACCACAGCGTGGCCCAGCCACCATGCCCGGCGAGGCAGAGCAGCGGCCCGGCCATCCGCGCCGGGATCAGGTTGAGCGCATCGTCAAGCCGCGCGGCGGCCCAGCCGAAGGCGCGCCAGCGCGGTTCGCGGTGGCCGATCAGGCTGTCGGCGGTGTTGATCGCCTTGTAGGCCCAGGCGCCGGGAAGCCCGCCCACGACCAGCCAGAACAGCGGCGCGGCCACGCCGTCGCAGAAGCTTTCGGCGAGGCTCTCGATGGCTGCACGCGCCACGCCCGCTTCGTCGAGCGCGGCGACATCGCGCCCGACGATCATGCCCACCGCCCGGCGCGCGGCGGGCAGGTCTTGCGCTTCGAGCGCGCGGGCGACGGGCACGACATGCTGGTAGAGGCTGCGCAGCGCGAGCGCGGGCCATGCCGCCAGCCCCAGCAGCACCCAGCGCCCTGTTTCGGGCAAAAGGGTTTGCAAGGCCATGCTTGCCCCGATGCTGAGGGTCAGCAACAACAGGACCGTGACGACCCCCGCCGCGCGGCGCCAGCCAAAGTCCCAGGTCGCACGGTTCCAGCCCCGCTCGCAGGCCGTGATCAGGCGCGCGAACAGGCCGACAGGATGGCCCACCACACGATAGAGCGGCGCGGGCCAGCCGATCAGCGCATCGAGGCCCAGCGCCACCAGAGCAATGCGCGGATCAGCTATCATGGGGGGGCAAGGCTGCAATCAGCCGCGCGCGGGCGGCCTCATCGGTGGGCAGGCCGAGGCGCAGCCAGCCGGGATGATCCTCGAACGGGCGGGTCAGGATGGCCTGCGCGGCCAGATGCGCGAACAGCGCCGGGCCATCCTTGCAGGCGATCAGGCGGAACAGCGGGCTTTGGCCGGTCGCCTGATAGCCGCGCCGGGCGAGCGCGGCATCGAGCGCATCGGCCTCGGCCACGAGGCGCGCGCGCATCTGCGTGATCCAGCCCGTATCGCGATAGGCCGCCGTGCCGATGGCCAGCGCGGCGGCGCAGACCGGCCAGGCGCCCAGCCTTGCGCGCAAGGTGGCCAGCAGCGGGCGTGGCCCCAGCACGAAGCCAAGGCGCAGGCCCGCCAGACCGAAGAACTTGCCGAACGAGCGAAAGATCACGAGGCGGC
The genomic region above belongs to Novosphingobium sp. IK01 and contains:
- the cbiB gene encoding adenosylcobinamide-phosphate synthase CbiB → MADPRIALVALGLDALIGWPAPLYRVVGHPVGLFARLITACERGWNRATWDFGWRRAAGVVTVLLLLTLSIGASMALQTLLPETGRWVLLGLAAWPALALRSLYQHVVPVARALEAQDLPAARRAVGMIVGRDVAALDEAGVARAAIESLAESFCDGVAAPLFWLVVGGLPGAWAYKAINTADSLIGHREPRWRAFGWAAARLDDALNLIPARMAGPLLCLAGHGGWATLWCDCRRHASPNAGWTEAAMAGALGLKLAGPVAYDGLSHDKPWIGTGRAQANAADLRRALALYVRACLLLAGLVAALVAALTFGERPWLP